Proteins encoded in a region of the Armatimonadota bacterium genome:
- a CDS encoding type Z 30S ribosomal protein S14, which yields MAKQCLIIKQQRKPRYKVRDYNRCSICGRPHGYFRYFGVCRICLRELAHKGVLPGVKKSSW from the coding sequence ATGGCAAAACAGTGCTTGATCATTAAGCAACAGCGCAAGCCCAGGTACAAGGTGCGCGATTATAACCGCTGCAGCATATGCGGCAGGCCCCACGGCTATTTCCGTTACTTCGGCGTCTGCCGAATCTGCCTGCGCGAACTCGCCCACAAGGGCGTTCTGCCTGGAGTCAAGAAGTCCTCATGGTAG
- a CDS encoding DUF4434 domain-containing protein, which translates to MPCKPRITGTFLDEITHDIPSQNWGVEDWRREFALYRKIGIDTAIIIRAGYQNKCIFPSKTIPNLLPVYDDLGQVFFDLAGEFGITLYFGLYDSGFHWLRGAWWNEVEVNKAFIEEAASRYGDRKAFGGWYICHETSRNDLNIIDLFNALSLACRAAKDVPVLISPFPQGAKQFSGSSVMSLEESLDHWNRIFSETKGSIDICAFQDGQIHYQELPRFHEGISELGLKYGVRIWSNVETFDRDMPIKFPPADWRHLRFKLEAAAQTAEKIVTFEFPHFMSPHSMWPSAGKLYERYEEFVGLLK; encoded by the coding sequence ATGCCCTGCAAGCCGCGCATTACAGGAACCTTTCTCGACGAGATCACCCATGATATTCCCTCCCAAAACTGGGGGGTCGAGGATTGGCGAAGGGAGTTCGCGCTCTACCGAAAGATCGGCATCGACACCGCGATCATCATTCGTGCCGGCTATCAGAACAAGTGCATCTTCCCGTCGAAGACGATCCCCAACCTGCTGCCGGTCTACGACGATCTCGGACAGGTCTTCTTCGATCTGGCTGGGGAGTTCGGGATCACGCTCTACTTCGGACTCTATGACTCGGGTTTCCACTGGCTGCGCGGCGCCTGGTGGAACGAAGTCGAGGTCAACAAGGCGTTCATCGAAGAGGCTGCGTCTCGATACGGCGACAGAAAGGCGTTTGGCGGTTGGTACATTTGTCACGAAACGAGCAGGAATGACCTTAACATCATTGATCTATTCAACGCTCTTTCCTTGGCATGCCGCGCCGCGAAAGACGTGCCGGTTCTGATCTCTCCCTTCCCGCAAGGCGCCAAGCAGTTCTCTGGCTCGAGCGTAATGTCCCTCGAAGAGTCGCTCGATCACTGGAACCGCATCTTCTCGGAAACCAAGGGTTCCATTGATATCTGCGCCTTTCAAGATGGCCAAATCCACTATCAGGAGCTTCCCAGATTCCATGAGGGGATCTCTGAGCTTGGACTGAAGTACGGTGTGAGGATTTGGTCGAACGTCGAGACGTTCGACCGTGACATGCCGATCAAGTTCCCACCGGCCGACTGGCGCCACCTCCGGTTCAAACTGGAAGCGGCGGCTCAAACAGCCGAGAAGATCGTCACCTTCGAATTCCCGCACTTCATGTCGCCGCACAGCATGTGGCCCTCCGCCGGGAAGCTATATGAGCGGTATGAGGAGTTTGTGGGGCTATTGAAATGA
- the rpsH gene encoding 30S ribosomal protein S8: MHSDPIADLLTRIRNGVLAKLPTVDCPQSKLKLEIVKILQAEGFIKGYETSTESKFPNLRIHLRYDNRKPLIRSIKRVSKPGLRVYKPVDELTARRSGLATRIISTSQGVMTDREARKRHIGGEILCEVW; the protein is encoded by the coding sequence ATGCACAGCGATCCCATTGCCGACCTATTAACGCGCATCCGCAACGGCGTCTTGGCCAAGTTGCCCACCGTGGACTGCCCCCAGAGCAAGCTCAAGCTCGAGATCGTGAAGATCCTCCAGGCGGAGGGCTTCATCAAGGGCTACGAGACGTCCACCGAATCCAAGTTTCCGAATCTGCGCATCCATCTGCGCTACGACAACCGCAAGCCTTTGATCCGATCGATCAAGCGCGTGAGCAAGCCGGGCCTACGCGTCTATAAGCCCGTCGACGAGCTCACTGCACGGCGCAGCGGTTTGGCCACGCGCATCATTTCGACCAGCCAAGGAGTCATGACCGACCGCGAGGCTCGCAAACGCCATATCGGCGGCGAGATCCTCTGCGAGGTCTGGTAA
- the rpsE gene encoding 30S ribosomal protein S5, with protein MGRLSGKRQSMSTEGPQYDVRVVRTNKVFKTHKGGKTASWSILVVVGDNKGKVGIGLGKARGIPDAIRKAEEAAKKAMVRIPMIKESIPHEVRAVAGTSEVILRPASPGTGVKAGGAVRACLEACGIHNVLSKTLGSRNPINVAYATMNCLTQLSIPEQHAELRGLDVAELVPWLARARKEEADAAY; from the coding sequence ATGGGAAGGCTCAGTGGAAAGCGACAGAGCATGTCGACCGAGGGTCCGCAGTACGACGTCCGCGTCGTGCGCACCAACAAGGTGTTCAAGACCCACAAGGGAGGCAAGACCGCCTCTTGGTCGATTCTCGTGGTCGTCGGCGACAACAAGGGCAAGGTCGGCATCGGCCTTGGCAAGGCTCGCGGCATCCCCGACGCGATCCGAAAGGCTGAAGAGGCCGCCAAGAAAGCGATGGTACGCATCCCGATGATCAAGGAGAGCATCCCGCACGAGGTTCGTGCGGTTGCGGGAACTTCCGAAGTCATCCTTCGGCCCGCGAGCCCCGGTACCGGCGTCAAAGCCGGTGGCGCGGTCCGAGCCTGCCTCGAGGCTTGTGGCATCCACAACGTGCTCAGCAAGACGCTCGGCAGCCGAAACCCGATCAACGTGGCCTATGCGACGATGAACTGCCTCACGCAACTCTCCATTCCGGAGCAGCACGCGGAGCTTCGCGGTCTCGACGTCGCCGAACTCGTGCCCTGGCTGGCGCGAGCCCGAAAGGAGGAAGCCGATGCTGCGTATTAA
- a CDS encoding YHS domain-containing protein has protein sequence MTNSTVDIAKATKAGMYADYKGRRYFFCCGGCPESFKSDPVKYAKKAESIATPKK, from the coding sequence ATGACCAACAGCACTGTGGACATCGCCAAGGCCACCAAAGCCGGGATGTACGCCGACTACAAGGGCCGAAGGTACTTCTTCTGTTGTGGCGGGTGCCCGGAGAGCTTCAAGTCCGACCCCGTGAAGTACGCCAAGAAAGCCGAGAGCATCGCGACGCCGAAGAAGTAG
- the infA gene encoding translation initiation factor IF-1 yields the protein MGRRPFRKKTPAPQVEKEQGIEVEGIVLENLPNARFRVKLVEGDMEVLAHVSGKMRMHYIRILPGDKVRLELSAYDLTRGRITYRYK from the coding sequence ATGGGAAGAAGACCATTTCGTAAGAAGACACCGGCGCCTCAAGTTGAAAAAGAGCAAGGGATCGAGGTCGAAGGCATCGTCCTCGAGAACCTGCCGAACGCTCGATTCCGAGTCAAACTCGTCGAGGGCGATATGGAAGTGCTGGCCCACGTCAGCGGCAAGATGCGCATGCACTACATTCGCATCCTGCCCGGCGACAAAGTTCGACTCGAGCTCTCAGCCTACGACCTGACCAGGGGCCGTATCACTTACCGCTACAAGTAG
- the rplF gene encoding 50S ribosomal protein L6, with amino-acid sequence MSRIGLKPISVPSGVTVNVAADNAVSVKGPKGELNVNIDSRLSVNQDEGKLTVERPNNSRECRSFHGLARTLISNCVEGVTKGHSKTLEIQGVGYRVQMQGQDLLLNMGYSHPVVIKARPGIQFELNIDERARIQRIVVNGIDKAAVGQVAADIRKVRKPDPYKGKGIRYLGEVVKLKAGKRAAAGKK; translated from the coding sequence ATGTCACGCATTGGACTTAAACCGATCTCCGTCCCCAGCGGCGTCACCGTGAACGTGGCGGCGGACAACGCCGTCAGCGTCAAGGGCCCCAAAGGAGAACTCAACGTCAACATCGATTCCCGACTCTCCGTGAACCAGGACGAGGGCAAGCTGACCGTCGAGCGGCCGAACAACAGCCGCGAATGCCGGTCTTTCCACGGCCTGGCCCGAACGCTCATCAGCAACTGCGTCGAGGGCGTCACCAAGGGACACAGCAAAACCCTTGAGATTCAGGGCGTCGGCTACCGTGTGCAGATGCAGGGCCAGGACCTGCTCCTGAACATGGGGTACTCCCATCCGGTGGTCATCAAGGCCCGTCCGGGAATCCAGTTTGAACTCAACATCGACGAGCGGGCTCGTATTCAGCGCATCGTCGTCAACGGCATCGACAAGGCGGCTGTAGGACAGGTGGCGGCGGACATTCGAAAGGTCCGCAAGCCCGATCCCTACAAGGGCAAGGGTATTCGGTACCTGGGCGAGGTCGTCAAGCTCAAGGCCGGCAAGCGCGCAGCGGCAGGTAAGAAGTAA
- the rpmJ gene encoding 50S ribosomal protein L36 has product MKVRASVKKMCDKCKIIKRKGVVRVICSNAKHKQRQG; this is encoded by the coding sequence ATGAAAGTACGAGCCAGCGTGAAGAAAATGTGCGACAAGTGCAAGATCATCAAGCGCAAGGGCGTCGTGCGCGTGATTTGCTCGAACGCCAAGCACAAGCAACGGCAAGGCTAA
- the rplO gene encoding 50S ribosomal protein L15 → MPGIHDFQPNPGSTRPKRRVGRGIGSGMGKTATRGTKGQKARRQVNPNFEGGQTPIHRRLPVKKGFRNVNHKEYAIVNLDDLEKLFDKGAEVTPEALQKSGIIGGVKDGVKVLAFGDLKKKLTVKAHKFSKAAKAAIEAAGGEAVSL, encoded by the coding sequence ATGCCCGGCATTCATGATTTTCAACCGAACCCAGGAAGCACACGGCCCAAGCGGCGCGTGGGCCGCGGCATTGGCAGCGGCATGGGAAAAACCGCCACGCGCGGCACCAAGGGCCAGAAGGCTCGCCGCCAGGTGAACCCGAACTTTGAAGGCGGCCAAACGCCGATTCACCGCCGGTTGCCCGTCAAGAAGGGCTTCCGCAACGTGAACCACAAGGAATATGCCATTGTGAATCTCGACGACCTCGAGAAGCTGTTCGACAAGGGCGCGGAGGTCACTCCCGAGGCGCTCCAGAAGTCCGGCATCATCGGCGGCGTCAAGGATGGCGTGAAAGTGCTCGCGTTTGGCGACCTCAAGAAGAAGTTGACCGTCAAGGCCCACAAGTTCAGCAAAGCGGCGAAAGCTGCGATTGAAGCCGCGGGAGGCGAGGCGGTCAGCCTGTGA
- the rpsK gene encoding 30S ribosomal protein S11 has translation MARKQVRSGKAKEKRLVQAGVAHIHASFNNTVVSIADPMGAVLCWASAGSCNFKGSRKGTPFAAQVAAENCARKALEHGMRKIEVKVSGPGGGRETAIRSLQATGLDVVSICDVTPVPHNGCKPPKRRRV, from the coding sequence ATGGCAAGAAAGCAAGTTAGAAGCGGAAAAGCGAAGGAAAAGCGCCTGGTGCAAGCGGGCGTCGCCCACATCCACGCGTCCTTCAACAACACGGTGGTCTCGATCGCCGATCCCATGGGTGCCGTTCTGTGCTGGGCGAGCGCCGGCTCGTGCAACTTTAAGGGCAGCCGCAAGGGCACGCCGTTCGCGGCCCAGGTCGCCGCTGAAAACTGCGCGCGCAAGGCCCTGGAACACGGCATGCGCAAGATCGAAGTCAAAGTGAGCGGCCCGGGTGGCGGCCGTGAGACGGCGATCCGGTCCCTTCAGGCCACGGGGCTCGATGTCGTCTCCATCTGCGACGTCACCCCCGTTCCCCACAACGGCTGCAAGCCGCCCAAGCGGCGCCGCGTGTAA
- the rpsM gene encoding 30S ribosomal protein S13, which translates to MARIAGVDLPREKTILYALPLIYGIGRKNAVEVIEKAGVDPRKRVKDLSEAEVGHLREILDRDFQVEGDLRREVNGNIRRLIDIGCYRGLRHRRGLPTRGQRTRTNARIRKGPRKTVAGKKKAKK; encoded by the coding sequence ATGGCACGTATCGCGGGCGTCGACCTTCCCAGAGAGAAGACCATTCTCTATGCTCTGCCTCTCATCTACGGCATTGGACGCAAGAACGCCGTCGAAGTCATCGAGAAAGCAGGAGTCGACCCGCGCAAGAGGGTCAAGGATCTGAGCGAAGCTGAGGTGGGCCATCTCCGAGAAATCCTCGATCGCGATTTTCAGGTGGAAGGCGATCTTCGACGCGAGGTCAACGGCAACATCCGCCGCCTCATCGATATTGGCTGCTACCGAGGCCTGCGCCATCGCCGCGGGCTCCCCACGAGAGGACAGCGAACCCGAACCAACGCGCGCATTCGCAAGGGTCCGCGAAAGACGGTCGCCGGAAAGAAGAAGGCTAAGAAGTAG
- a CDS encoding 50S ribosomal protein L18, with amino-acid sequence MAKKTLAEKRVARHVRLRKNLAGTAERPRISVYKSIKHLYVQVIDDATGVTICSAGTQEKDLKAACNTEGAKKVGAELGKRAKAKGVTKAVFDRGGNRYHGVVAALADSAREAGLEF; translated from the coding sequence ATGGCAAAGAAAACGTTAGCTGAAAAAAGAGTCGCCAGGCACGTGCGGCTGCGTAAGAACCTCGCCGGCACGGCAGAGCGCCCGAGGATCTCGGTGTACAAGAGCATCAAGCACCTTTACGTGCAGGTGATCGACGACGCCACCGGCGTCACGATCTGCTCAGCGGGCACCCAAGAGAAGGACCTCAAGGCCGCCTGCAATACGGAGGGCGCCAAAAAGGTCGGCGCGGAGCTTGGCAAGCGAGCCAAAGCCAAAGGCGTCACCAAGGCCGTGTTCGATCGGGGTGGCAACCGCTACCACGGCGTGGTCGCGGCCCTTGCCGATAGCGCCCGAGAAGCAGGGTTGGAGTTTTAG
- the rpmD gene encoding 50S ribosomal protein L30 has product MLRIKLVKSPIGNTKTNRRTVAALGLRKMHHTVYLPDNAAVRGMVHHVKHMLEVAVVDDSEAPKKTATVKKKTAPKPAVAPRPAVAPKAVTAKPSDVSDKSDKSDTDGETKAPKPETPKAAKPKAVAAPKPKAASASKTTKKAKE; this is encoded by the coding sequence ATGCTGCGTATTAAGCTCGTGAAAAGCCCGATCGGCAACACCAAAACCAACCGCAGGACCGTCGCGGCGCTCGGACTCAGGAAGATGCACCACACGGTGTATCTGCCCGACAACGCGGCTGTGCGCGGAATGGTGCACCACGTGAAGCACATGCTGGAGGTCGCGGTGGTGGACGATTCGGAAGCGCCCAAGAAAACGGCAACGGTCAAGAAGAAAACTGCGCCCAAGCCCGCAGTAGCGCCGAGACCCGCTGTTGCGCCGAAGGCCGTCACCGCAAAACCGTCCGACGTGTCTGACAAGTCGGACAAGTCCGACACAGACGGCGAAACGAAAGCCCCAAAGCCCGAGACCCCCAAAGCTGCAAAGCCCAAGGCTGTGGCTGCCCCGAAACCCAAAGCGGCTTCTGCCAGTAAAACTACCAAGAAGGCGAAGGAGTAA
- a CDS encoding adenylate kinase gives MRILLIGPPGVGKGTQATKLKERFGMAHLASGDIFRSEISNKTELGLLAKSYTEKGQLVPDEVTIEMMAKHLMAPDIQAGGFMLDGFPRTLAQAQALDRLLESMNLKLERVIVMEIDDEAVVARLGGRLSCANCGAVYHKVFNPPKIENTCDKCGNGLFVRPDDQPETIRGRLKVYHCQTAPVIEYYKRHCVVQKVDASQSPDAVFQSIVDGLPA, from the coding sequence GTGAGGATCCTTTTGATAGGCCCTCCCGGCGTGGGGAAGGGCACCCAAGCCACCAAGCTCAAAGAGCGGTTTGGGATGGCGCATCTGGCATCCGGCGACATCTTTCGCTCGGAGATCAGCAACAAGACCGAGTTGGGCCTCCTTGCCAAAAGCTATACCGAAAAGGGCCAGCTTGTCCCCGACGAGGTCACCATCGAAATGATGGCCAAGCACCTCATGGCGCCCGATATTCAAGCGGGCGGGTTTATGCTGGACGGCTTCCCGCGAACCCTCGCCCAGGCCCAGGCCCTCGATCGGCTGCTCGAATCCATGAACCTCAAGCTTGAGCGGGTAATCGTCATGGAGATCGACGACGAGGCTGTGGTGGCCAGGCTGGGAGGAAGGCTAAGCTGCGCGAACTGCGGCGCCGTCTACCACAAGGTTTTCAACCCTCCCAAGATCGAGAACACCTGCGACAAGTGCGGCAACGGCCTGTTTGTGCGCCCGGACGACCAGCCGGAGACCATCCGAGGTCGTCTGAAGGTGTACCATTGCCAGACCGCTCCGGTCATCGAATATTACAAGAGGCATTGCGTCGTTCAAAAGGTCGATGCGAGCCAGAGTCCGGACGCGGTGTTTCAATCCATCGTGGACGGACTGCCCGCATGA
- a CDS encoding DNA-directed RNA polymerase subunit alpha: MPHITTLELTQESGKFILEPLERGYGQTIGNALRRVMLSSIQGAAISAIRIDKVFHEFAPIPGVLEDTTNLILNLKDLAVRLNTEDGMPSEDQTLRIDVKGPGRVTGADVVCPDGIEVVNPEHYIATLSDANAKLTMEMYVGWGSGYVLPEKQDKYKGMIGVIPVGAQYTPVRKVNYTVEATRVGMRTDYERLILDLATNGAVTPNDALSQSAHILDRYFKMFFDLGEAGFEADVMAEDDMPPELANIPDLRIEELDFSQRTFNCLRRAGLLTLRALATATESDLTSIRGFGKKSLLEVRDKLQEHGIELKPPKGGYRAIDLLDDEDDEDF; this comes from the coding sequence ATGCCGCATATCACAACGCTGGAACTCACTCAGGAATCCGGAAAGTTCATCCTCGAGCCGCTGGAAAGGGGCTACGGGCAGACGATCGGCAACGCCCTGAGGCGCGTCATGCTCTCGTCCATCCAGGGAGCCGCGATCAGCGCCATCCGCATCGACAAGGTCTTCCACGAGTTCGCCCCGATCCCCGGGGTCCTGGAAGACACCACAAACCTGATTCTCAACCTCAAAGACCTTGCCGTTCGGCTCAACACCGAAGACGGCATGCCGAGCGAGGATCAAACCCTTCGCATCGACGTCAAGGGTCCCGGCAGGGTCACCGGCGCCGACGTGGTCTGCCCGGACGGCATCGAAGTGGTCAACCCCGAACACTACATCGCGACGCTTTCCGACGCAAACGCCAAGCTCACGATGGAGATGTACGTGGGATGGGGCAGCGGCTACGTTCTTCCTGAGAAGCAGGACAAGTACAAAGGCATGATCGGCGTGATTCCGGTCGGCGCCCAGTACACTCCCGTTCGAAAGGTCAACTACACGGTCGAGGCCACCCGCGTAGGCATGCGCACCGACTATGAGCGGCTGATCCTTGACCTCGCGACCAACGGCGCGGTCACCCCGAACGATGCGCTTTCGCAGTCGGCCCACATCCTGGACCGTTACTTCAAGATGTTCTTCGACCTCGGCGAGGCTGGATTCGAGGCCGATGTGATGGCGGAAGACGACATGCCGCCCGAGCTGGCCAACATCCCGGACCTGCGCATCGAAGAGCTCGATTTCTCGCAACGCACCTTCAACTGCCTGCGTCGCGCCGGACTCCTGACCTTGCGCGCTTTGGCAACGGCCACCGAGTCGGACCTCACCAGCATCCGCGGCTTCGGAAAGAAGTCGCTCCTGGAAGTTCGCGACAAGCTACAGGAGCACGGCATCGAACTCAAGCCACCCAAGGGCGGCTACCGAGCGATCGACCTGTTGGACGACGAAGACGACGAGGATTTCTGA
- the truA gene encoding tRNA pseudouridine(38-40) synthase TruA, protein MATRIKLTVAYDGTDFRGWAAQAGQRTVQGTLKEAVRQISGEDCEIVGASRTDSGAHAEGQVCHFDCEAAIPPANWVRALNRVLPTDLRIVGSRKVAEAFHSRFCALDRIYRYAFYFGKPDPRAERFAMRVDKPLDFRAMREAGKRLVGEHDFRAFTNELGPDVENTRRRLYKVSVVRKTDLWHIEVRGTAFLKGMMRRMAGALYEVGLGRRKPEEIEALLDPARRHGLTWPVVLPAKGLTLRKVRYGPHPKDNREKNEDDL, encoded by the coding sequence ATGGCTACCCGAATCAAGCTGACGGTAGCCTACGACGGAACCGATTTTCGCGGCTGGGCCGCACAAGCTGGACAACGAACCGTCCAGGGCACATTGAAAGAAGCTGTTCGCCAGATCTCGGGCGAGGATTGCGAGATCGTGGGAGCAAGCCGCACCGATAGCGGAGCCCATGCCGAGGGCCAGGTCTGCCACTTCGATTGCGAAGCGGCGATTCCTCCGGCAAACTGGGTTCGAGCCTTGAACCGGGTGCTGCCGACAGACCTGAGAATCGTCGGGTCTCGCAAGGTGGCCGAGGCGTTTCACAGCCGCTTTTGCGCTTTGGACCGAATCTACCGGTATGCCTTTTACTTCGGTAAACCGGATCCGAGGGCGGAGAGGTTCGCGATGAGAGTGGACAAGCCGCTCGACTTCAGGGCCATGCGAGAAGCGGGCAAGAGGCTGGTAGGCGAGCACGACTTTAGAGCATTCACCAATGAACTCGGGCCGGACGTCGAGAACACGCGCCGGAGGCTGTACAAAGTGAGCGTGGTCCGCAAGACCGACTTGTGGCATATCGAAGTGCGCGGAACGGCTTTTCTGAAAGGCATGATGCGGCGGATGGCTGGAGCCCTCTACGAAGTAGGTTTGGGCAGACGAAAACCCGAGGAAATCGAGGCGTTGCTCGATCCAGCCAGACGACACGGTTTGACTTGGCCGGTGGTGCTCCCAGCCAAAGGATTGACCCTGAGGAAGGTCCGATATGGACCGCATCCGAAGGACAACAGAGAAAAGAACGAAGACGATTTATAA
- the rplQ gene encoding 50S ribosomal protein L17 — protein sequence MNHRFDHRKLGLPSDQRRALLTNLVRQFIRHGYVRTTLGRAKELQRIAEKLITTGKTDNLHARRQARRLLVGHSSSSAHPASLLAGKTEHEKTEILKARSLINGEDLVKLLFDEIGPRFKNRNGGYTRLTKAGNRRGDGATTAVLEMVD from the coding sequence ATGAACCATCGATTTGACCACCGCAAACTTGGGTTGCCCAGCGATCAGCGCCGGGCGCTCCTCACAAACCTCGTGCGCCAGTTCATCCGGCACGGCTACGTCCGCACGACCCTCGGCCGCGCCAAAGAGCTGCAGCGCATCGCTGAAAAGCTCATCACCACGGGCAAGACCGACAACCTGCACGCACGCCGCCAGGCGCGCCGCCTGCTTGTCGGCCATTCCTCCTCTTCGGCCCATCCCGCCTCGCTCCTCGCAGGCAAAACCGAGCATGAGAAAACCGAGATCCTGAAGGCCCGCAGCCTCATCAACGGCGAGGACCTGGTCAAGCTTCTGTTCGACGAGATTGGACCGCGATTCAAGAACCGAAACGGCGGCTACACCCGCCTGACGAAGGCCGGTAATCGCCGGGGCGATGGCGCCACGACCGCTGTGCTGGAGATGGTGGATTAG
- the secY gene encoding preprotein translocase subunit SecY, producing the protein MFGAAAGGPMGDRGLKMPLTETIRLAWADPDLRQRITFVMVMFAVYVLGINIAVPIPGHTPDQIIDALEHSNNPLFMILNSFGGGALKKVSIFALGLNPYITASIIIQILTASIPQWKKDLQEGGDYARKQQNKKTRFLTLVLCIFQGYGLLNMMLQTAGMALGPFEMATVLTFWTAGAMFILWLGEQITEKGIGNGVSLMIFAGIMISLPSQTGLILDQLRTEQIQWWNLLLLGLVFVAVTWLIVLFTTAQRRIPIQHMRRQIGTRMIGGQTSYLPLSLNLAGVIPIIFAVSLITIPYQIAQWMGAMGPNPSPMAKFFLAVAEYTSPQLSFPEGVVGCLFYTVLIFFFTYFYTAIQYNVEDIANHLKRAGSFIPGVRPGKQTRDFIDGVISRITIVGAGFLAVVALLQYLAPPLTGVQNVGYFFGTSLLIVVSVALETMRQIEANLLMKQYGQ; encoded by the coding sequence ATGTTCGGAGCGGCTGCCGGCGGCCCCATGGGGGATCGCGGCCTCAAGATGCCGTTGACGGAGACGATCCGTCTCGCTTGGGCCGATCCCGACCTGCGACAACGCATCACGTTTGTGATGGTGATGTTCGCCGTCTACGTCCTCGGCATCAACATCGCCGTTCCGATTCCGGGCCACACGCCCGATCAGATCATAGATGCCCTCGAGCACAGCAACAACCCGCTGTTCATGATCCTGAACTCGTTCGGCGGCGGCGCCCTCAAGAAGGTATCGATCTTTGCGCTCGGCTTGAACCCGTACATCACCGCGTCCATCATCATCCAGATCCTGACGGCCTCGATCCCGCAGTGGAAAAAGGACCTTCAAGAGGGTGGCGACTACGCGCGCAAGCAGCAAAACAAGAAGACCCGCTTCCTCACGCTCGTGCTCTGCATCTTCCAGGGCTACGGCCTGCTGAACATGATGCTGCAGACCGCGGGTATGGCCCTTGGCCCGTTTGAGATGGCCACCGTCCTGACGTTCTGGACCGCCGGCGCAATGTTCATCCTCTGGCTTGGCGAGCAGATCACCGAGAAGGGCATCGGCAACGGCGTGTCGCTGATGATCTTCGCGGGCATCATGATCTCGCTGCCCTCCCAAACCGGCCTCATTCTCGACCAGCTTAGGACGGAGCAGATTCAGTGGTGGAACCTCCTGCTTCTCGGCCTGGTGTTCGTTGCGGTGACCTGGCTGATCGTGCTCTTCACGACCGCCCAGCGGCGCATCCCCATCCAGCATATGCGAAGGCAGATCGGCACCCGAATGATCGGTGGCCAGACCAGCTACCTTCCCCTTTCGCTGAACCTCGCAGGCGTCATTCCGATCATCTTCGCGGTCTCGCTCATCACCATCCCCTATCAGATTGCGCAGTGGATGGGCGCCATGGGCCCCAACCCCTCGCCAATGGCCAAGTTCTTCTTGGCAGTCGCGGAGTACACGTCGCCGCAATTGAGCTTCCCGGAGGGCGTGGTCGGTTGTCTCTTCTACACCGTCCTGATCTTCTTCTTCACGTACTTCTACACGGCGATCCAGTACAACGTCGAGGACATCGCGAACCACCTGAAGCGAGCCGGTTCGTTCATCCCCGGTGTTCGTCCTGGAAAGCAAACCCGCGACTTCATCGACGGTGTCATCTCGCGCATCACGATCGTGGGCGCCGGGTTCCTTGCCGTTGTGGCGCTTCTGCAGTACCTTGCGCCGCCGCTGACCGGAGTCCAGAACGTCGGCTACTTCTTCGGCACCTCACTGCTGATCGTGGTCAGCGTGGCACTGGAAACGATGCGCCAGATTGAAGCCAACCTGCTGATGAAGCAGTACGGGCAGTAG
- the rplM gene encoding 50S ribosomal protein L13 produces the protein MKTTPMRESEITRKWYVVDATGVPLGRLAAQVAQVLRGKNKPTFAYNMDCGDFVVVINAERILLTGNKKDELLYWHTMWPGGLRSISRGKLRDTQPAKLVEKAIWGMVPKTRLGRQIFSKCKVYAGSEHPHQAQNPEPLSIGK, from the coding sequence ATGAAGACAACACCCATGAGGGAAAGCGAAATAACGAGAAAGTGGTACGTGGTGGACGCCACGGGCGTACCGCTGGGACGCCTGGCTGCCCAGGTGGCTCAGGTGCTGCGCGGCAAGAACAAGCCCACGTTCGCCTACAACATGGACTGTGGCGACTTCGTGGTCGTGATCAACGCCGAGCGCATCCTTCTTACCGGCAACAAGAAGGATGAGCTCCTCTACTGGCACACGATGTGGCCTGGCGGCCTGCGCAGCATCTCGCGCGGCAAGCTCAGGGACACCCAGCCTGCCAAGCTCGTCGAGAAGGCGATTTGGGGCATGGTCCCGAAAACCAGGCTTGGCCGGCAGATCTTCAGCAAATGCAAGGTCTACGCCGGGAGCGAGCACCCTCACCAAGCCCAAAACCCGGAACCCCTCAGCATTGGCAAATAA